In Kytococcus sedentarius DSM 20547, the sequence GATGCCGCGGGCCTGGCGTCGGGCGTGCAGGAGCTCGCCTCCCTGTCCCCCGAGCAGCTGGCTGCACGGGGTCAGCGGGCCCGCGCCTACTACGACTCGACCTTCTCGGAGCGGTCCGTGGGGGACGCTCTCGAGGGCCTCCTCGCCGAGCACCGCCGGAAGGGCCTCTCGTGAACGTCCTCGTCCTGGGCTCCCGCGGGTTCGTCGGGACGGCAGTCTGTGCCGCGCTGCGGGAGCAGGGCCACGATGTGACCACCGCGGTGGCCCCGCGCGTCCAGACCGACGAGATCTCCGCGGCTCAGCGCGAGCAGTTCGTGGGCGAGATCCAGGCCGCCCTCGGGGGGTGCGACGCCGTCGTGAACGCCGCGGGTGTGCCCGATGCCACCGGCAGCGACTACGACGCGATGGTCGGGGCCAACACGGTGCTGCCCGGCATCGTGGCCGAGGCCGCACGACGACTCGGTCTCCGTTGCGTGCACGTGAGCAGCGCGGCCGTGCAGGGCGACAAGGAGGTGCTCGACTCCTCCGATGACGTGCGCCCCTTCTCCCCTTACTCGGAGTCCAAGGTCCGTGGTGAGCGCGAGGCCCTCCAGCAGGGCGGTGAGGTGGTCGTGTACCGCCCACCTGGCGTGCACGGCGCCAACCGTGACGTCACGCGCACCGTGGCACGGCTGGCGGGCTCTCCTCTCTCCTCGGTGGCCGGCGACGGCAGCCATCCGGCGGCGCAGGCGCTCATCGGCAACGTAGGTGCGGCGGTCGCCACCCTGGCGACCCACCCGGACACCCCGCCGCGGGTGGTGCACCATCCGTGGGAGGGCCAGACGACGGCCTCGCTCCTCCGCGCCCTCGGCGGCCGCGAGCCGGTGCACCTGCCTTCCGCGCTCGCCCGCGGCCTCGTCGAGGTGGCCCGAGCCGCCGGGCGCGTGCGTCCCGGGCTCGCGGGGCACGCGCGCCGCCTCGAGGTGCTCTGGTTCGGCCAGTCACAGGCCCCGAGCTGGCTCGATAGCATCCAATGGGTCGCCCCGGATGGACGAGAGTCCTGGGAAGCCCTCGGTCGCAGCATTCGCACCTCGAACAAGGAGACACATGACTGACCTCCACGGCACCCGCATCGCCATCACCGGAGGCACCGGTTCCTTCGGGAAGACGATGGTGAAGGCCCTCCTTGACGAGGGTGTGGACCAGATCAACATCCTGAGCCGCGACGAGGCCAAGCAGGACGAGATGCGCCACGCGATGGCGGACCCCCGGCTGCGCTTCTTCCTCGGCGACATCCGCGACCGCGACAGCGTGGACAACGCCTTCATCGGCGTGGACTACGCCTTCCACGCGGCCGCCCTCAAGCAGGTGCCCAGCTGTGAGTTCTTCCCGGACCAGGCGGTCAAGACCAACGTCACCGGTAGCCACAACGTGATCCAGGCTGCGCACGACGCCGGTGTGCGGTCGCTGGTGTGCCTGTCCACGGACAAGGCCGTCTACCCGGTGAACGCCATGGGCATGAGCAAGGCCCTCATGGAGAAGACCGCCCAGGCCTTCGCCCGCAACAACCCCGACTCCCCCACCACCGTCTCCATCACCCGCTACGGCAACGTGATGTACTCCCGCGGCTCGGTCATCCCCCTGTTCGTCAAGCAGCTGCGCGAGGGCAAGCCCCTGTCCATCACCGAGCCGGCCATGACGCGCTTCCTGATGTCGCTGGAGGAGTCGGTCGATCTGGTGAAGCACGCCTTCTTCCACGCGGAGCCGGGGGACCTCTTCGTCAAGAAGGCCCCCGCGTGCACGGTGGGCACGCTCGCCCGCGCCGTGGCGGTGGTGTTCGACCGCCCGGAGCACGAGATCCGCAAGATCGGCATCCGTCACGGCGAGAAGATGTACGAGACGCTGCTCTCCGGCGAGGAGATGCGCAAGGCCACCGACCAAGGCGACTACTACCGTGTGCCGCTGGATGCCCGGAACCTCGACTACACCAAGTACGTGGACGACGGCGACGACCTCCCGGTGCTGGAGGAGGAGTTTGACTCCAACACCGCCGAGCAGATGGACGTGGAGCAGACCGCTGAGCTGGTCCGCTCCCTGCCCGAGGTGCAGGAGATCCTGGCGAACGGGGGCATCTGATGCGCATCGTCCTGACCGGCGCCCGTGGATTCATGGGCTGGCACACCCGCCTGCGCCTGCACGCGCTGACCGACCACGAGGTCGTCGCCGTGGGCCGCGAGGAGTGGGGTGACCTGCCACGGCTCGTCCGTGAGGCCGACGCGGTCATCCACATCGCCGGGGTGAACCGCGCCCGCGACACCGAGGGCGGCATGTCCGCCGACGAGCAGGTCAACGAGGGCAACGTGCGGTTGGCCCGGGAGCTGGCCGAGGCCGTGCGCGGCGCCGGCCACCCGGTCCGCGTGGTGTACGCCAACAGCATCCAGGCTGGGAACGGCACCCCGTACGGGGCTGGCAAGCAGCGTGCCGGTGAGGTGCTCCGTGAGGCTGCCGAAGCAGGTGGTGGCCACCTCACCGAGGTGATGCTGCCCAACCTGTTCGGCGAGCACTGCCGGCCGAACTACAACTCCTTCACCGCCACCTTCATTGACAAGGTGATCAACGGTGAGGAGCCCACCATCAACGACAACCCGGTGAATCTGCTGCACGCCCAGCGGGCAGCAGCGGCACTGCTTGAGGGTCTGGAGACCTCCGAGCCGGTGCTGGAGCCGCGCGGTGAGGATGTCGGCGTGCAGCAGGTGTGGGACCTGCTGGTGGAGTTCCACTCCTCCTACGTCGAGCGCGGGGAGATCCCCGACCTCTCGACGCCCTTCCGCATCGACCTGTTCAACTCCTACCGGGCCGCGCTCTTCCCCCAGCACTACCCGGTCCAGCTCACGCCGCACGCCGACGACCGCGGCTTCTTCGTCGAGACCGTCCGCTGCGCCGGCGGGCAGGGCCAGTCGTCCATCTCGACGACCGTCCCGGGCATCACCCGCGGCGAGCACTACCACCTGAGCAAGATCGAGCGCTTCGCCGTGGTCCAGGGCACCGGCCGGATGAGTCTGCGCAAGATGTTCACCGACGAGGTCATCGACTTCGACGTCACCGGTGACCAGACCGCCGCGGTGGACATGCCGGTCGGCTGGGTCCACAACATCACCAACACCGGGGATGACATCCTCATCACCCAGTTCTGGGTCCACGAGTTCTTCGACCCCGAGAACCCCGACACCTTCCCCGAGCCGGTCCGTCCGGCCGCCGATGCCGAGGAGAACGCCCGATGAAGGTCATGACCGTGGTGGGCACGCGCCCCGAGCTCATTCGCCTCGCTCGTGTGATCCACCGCCTGGACGGGACCGCCGGCGTGGAGCACGTGCTCGTGCACACCGGCCAGAACTACGACTACACCCTCAACGAGGTGTTCTTCGAGGACCTGGACCTGCGCAAGCCGGACCACATGCTGGGCGTGGACACCTCCTCGCTGGGCGCCGTGCTCGGTGGCACCCTCGTGGCCGCCGAGAAGGTGATGCGGGAGGAGGAGCCCGACGCCGTGCTCGTGCTCGGCGACACGAACTCCTGCATCGCCGCCCTCATGGCCCGACGACTGCGGATCCCGACCTACCACATGGAGGCCGGCAACCGCTGCTTCGACCTCAACGTGCCGGAGGAGACCAACCGCCGGATGGTGGACCACGTCTCGGACTTCAACCTCGTGTACACCGAGCACGCCCGGCGCAACCTGCTGGCCGAGGGCCTGCACCCCCGGCGCATCCTCAAGACCGGCTCCCCCATGCGCGAGGTGCTCAACGCCTACCGCGACCAGATCGACGCCTCCACGGTGCTGGCGGACAAGGGCCTCACCGAGGGCGCCTACTTCCTGGTGAGCGCCCACCGCGAGGAGAACGTGGACCGCCCCGAGCGCCTGCAGCAGCTGCTGGACTGCCTGACCGCCGTGCACGCGCACTTCGGCCTGCCGGTGTTCGTCTCCACCCACCCGCGCACCCGCAAGCGCCTGGAGGCGCTCCCGGACTGGAGCGAGCCCGAGGGCATCATCTTCAGCGAGCCGCTGGGCTTCCACGACTACAACAAGCTGCAGCTCTCGGCCGCCTGCGTGCTCAGCGACTCCGGCACCATCGCGGAGGAGAGCTCGCTCCTGGGCTTCCCGGCCGTGACCCTGCGGGACTCGATCGAGCGCCCGGAGGCCCTCGACACCGGCGGCATCATGATGACCGGCCTGCACGCCGAGGACTGCGTGGCTGCAGTGCAGGTGGCGATGGACTCCGGCTACACCCGCGAGGGCGTCTCGCACCTCACCCCGGACGACTACCTCATCGACAACACGAGCGAGCGGACCGTGAAGTTCATCCTCTCCACCGCGCACCGCCACCACCAGTGGGCAGGGATCCGGGTGGGAGCATGAACCCGGCCAGTCGAGCTGGCAAGACCCCTCGCAGATCCGGTGGGGGATCCACGGTGGAGCGCTCGTTGCGCGCCGCCGGGTTCCAGACCGGGGCCGAGGGTGTCAGCCTGGTCGAGACAGCACGCCCCTCCCGCCAACCACTCCGAGCGGTGCTGGCGCAGAATGCCTGGACGGTCATCCCCCACGAGGACTATGCGCGCCTGAGCGCTCCGTACCCGCCTCGCTGGCGCGCCCGTATGGCCGCACGGCGGGCGGTGGCCCAGTTCAACCTCCGCCGGGCCGAGAAGGTCGTGGTGCTCTCCGAGGCCATGGGGCGGATGGTGGAGCGGGTGACGACTGTCCCCGTCGAGGTGTGCCCTGTCGTGGCGCCCCTGGACATCCCGTTCGCGCCGGTCGGGCCGGCTCCTGCTGAGCTGCGCCCCGTGGTCGTGGTGCCCGGCACCATGACCTGGTACAAGCGGCCGCAGTCGGCCCTGCACATCGCGGACGACCTGCGCCGCGTGTGGGGCACCGAGCTGGCCGTCGACTTCCTGGGGGACGATGACGGTTCCGGCACGTGGCAGGCGACGCAGGCCGAGGCCGACCGCCTGGGCCTCTCCATCAGCCTGCGCACGGCCGACCGCCAGTGCATGTTCGAGGCGCTCCGCACCTCGGCCGTCACGGTGGTCCCCAGCGAGCTCGAGTCGCTGAGCTTCTGCCTCGCCGAGGCCCTGCTGCTGAGCCCTCGCGTCATCGCCAGCGGCATCGAGGTCCACCGCGAGGTGGCCGACGCCCTGGGACGGGAGCCCGTCTTCGTGGAGCACTGGCAGCCGCACGACCCCCCGATCACTCCCCGCGCCGCTGTGAACAGTGCGGACGCCACCCAACAATGGTCGCGCGTGGGTGAGGCCCTCGGCCTGCCGCGTGCAACGGAAGGATCTCGCGCATGACGGGACAGGACATCACCAGGCAGCTGGGCAAGCGGACGGAGGAGCAGCTCCGGCGCGCAGCGGCCGAGGGCACTCGGCGCATCGCCCTCCGGTTCGGCGACACCCTGCCGATGTGGCTCGGCTGCGGTTTCCCGAAGTCCGGCACCGTGTGGCTCTGCCAGCTGATGGGGACGTACCTGGGGGTCCCCTACCCCCGCGACTACCGACTGCCGATCGCCATGTCGTCGGTCATCCACTCGCACTGGGCCTACCGCCCCGAGTTCCCCACCACCGCCTACATCGCCCGTGACGGCCGCGACGTCATGGTCTCGACCTACTTCTACTACACCCGCGCCCTGACGCTGGACAAGAGCCCCCGCCGCAAGGAGCAGCTGACGGCCCTGTTCCACCGTCTCTACGGCCCCTCCTTCGACCCCGCAGCGTCGCGCGAGAACATGGCGACCTTCGTCGAGCACGAGCTGAGCAACCCGCGGGCGACGCATGGTGTGACCTGGCCGCAGCACATCGCCGACTGGTGGGATCGCCCGCAGGTGCACCACA encodes:
- a CDS encoding NAD-dependent epimerase/dehydratase family protein, coding for MNVLVLGSRGFVGTAVCAALREQGHDVTTAVAPRVQTDEISAAQREQFVGEIQAALGGCDAVVNAAGVPDATGSDYDAMVGANTVLPGIVAEAARRLGLRCVHVSSAAVQGDKEVLDSSDDVRPFSPYSESKVRGEREALQQGGEVVVYRPPGVHGANRDVTRTVARLAGSPLSSVAGDGSHPAAQALIGNVGAAVATLATHPDTPPRVVHHPWEGQTTASLLRALGGREPVHLPSALARGLVEVARAAGRVRPGLAGHARRLEVLWFGQSQAPSWLDSIQWVAPDGRESWEALGRSIRTSNKETHD
- a CDS encoding glycosyltransferase; this encodes MNPASRAGKTPRRSGGGSTVERSLRAAGFQTGAEGVSLVETARPSRQPLRAVLAQNAWTVIPHEDYARLSAPYPPRWRARMAARRAVAQFNLRRAEKVVVLSEAMGRMVERVTTVPVEVCPVVAPLDIPFAPVGPAPAELRPVVVVPGTMTWYKRPQSALHIADDLRRVWGTELAVDFLGDDDGSGTWQATQAEADRLGLSISLRTADRQCMFEALRTSAVTVVPSELESLSFCLAEALLLSPRVIASGIEVHREVADALGREPVFVEHWQPHDPPITPRAAVNSADATQQWSRVGEALGLPRATEGSRA
- a CDS encoding polysaccharide biosynthesis protein, coding for MTDLHGTRIAITGGTGSFGKTMVKALLDEGVDQINILSRDEAKQDEMRHAMADPRLRFFLGDIRDRDSVDNAFIGVDYAFHAAALKQVPSCEFFPDQAVKTNVTGSHNVIQAAHDAGVRSLVCLSTDKAVYPVNAMGMSKALMEKTAQAFARNNPDSPTTVSITRYGNVMYSRGSVIPLFVKQLREGKPLSITEPAMTRFLMSLEESVDLVKHAFFHAEPGDLFVKKAPACTVGTLARAVAVVFDRPEHEIRKIGIRHGEKMYETLLSGEEMRKATDQGDYYRVPLDARNLDYTKYVDDGDDLPVLEEEFDSNTAEQMDVEQTAELVRSLPEVQEILANGGI
- a CDS encoding sulfotransferase domain-containing protein — translated: MTGQDITRQLGKRTEEQLRRAAAEGTRRIALRFGDTLPMWLGCGFPKSGTVWLCQLMGTYLGVPYPRDYRLPIAMSSVIHSHWAYRPEFPTTAYIARDGRDVMVSTYFYYTRALTLDKSPRRKEQLTALFHRLYGPSFDPAASRENMATFVEHELSNPRATHGVTWPQHIADWWDRPQVHHTTYEALLADTTAEFSRLMTDLTGQEADPVKIQASVDRFAFASATGRKAGQEDTSSFQRKGIAGDWRNHFDRTAAEAFDAVAGDALITLGYERDHSWVETV
- the wecB gene encoding non-hydrolyzing UDP-N-acetylglucosamine 2-epimerase, whose protein sequence is MKVMTVVGTRPELIRLARVIHRLDGTAGVEHVLVHTGQNYDYTLNEVFFEDLDLRKPDHMLGVDTSSLGAVLGGTLVAAEKVMREEEPDAVLVLGDTNSCIAALMARRLRIPTYHMEAGNRCFDLNVPEETNRRMVDHVSDFNLVYTEHARRNLLAEGLHPRRILKTGSPMREVLNAYRDQIDASTVLADKGLTEGAYFLVSAHREENVDRPERLQQLLDCLTAVHAHFGLPVFVSTHPRTRKRLEALPDWSEPEGIIFSEPLGFHDYNKLQLSAACVLSDSGTIAEESSLLGFPAVTLRDSIERPEALDTGGIMMTGLHAEDCVAAVQVAMDSGYTREGVSHLTPDDYLIDNTSERTVKFILSTAHRHHQWAGIRVGA
- a CDS encoding polysaccharide biosynthesis C-terminal domain-containing protein, giving the protein MRIVLTGARGFMGWHTRLRLHALTDHEVVAVGREEWGDLPRLVREADAVIHIAGVNRARDTEGGMSADEQVNEGNVRLARELAEAVRGAGHPVRVVYANSIQAGNGTPYGAGKQRAGEVLREAAEAGGGHLTEVMLPNLFGEHCRPNYNSFTATFIDKVINGEEPTINDNPVNLLHAQRAAAALLEGLETSEPVLEPRGEDVGVQQVWDLLVEFHSSYVERGEIPDLSTPFRIDLFNSYRAALFPQHYPVQLTPHADDRGFFVETVRCAGGQGQSSISTTVPGITRGEHYHLSKIERFAVVQGTGRMSLRKMFTDEVIDFDVTGDQTAAVDMPVGWVHNITNTGDDILITQFWVHEFFDPENPDTFPEPVRPAADAEENAR